The Montipora foliosa isolate CH-2021 chromosome 1, ASM3666993v2, whole genome shotgun sequence genome has a window encoding:
- the LOC137967689 gene encoding uncharacterized protein has protein sequence MNYLDSGERPTQTKSIVLVVSPLNALIRDQVTKLKQSGLKACILKGDRVEGEEDERKEEQEGLAFSAIENLKEFQLIFSHPEALVGNKNVIKLLKTAGFKNRIKAIVVDEAHLVVDWNDFRPSYGKLATIGSILPQVPLLGLTATATKKTRTDIIESLGMVNPVEILGNPDRPNICFSSSSRPDRGEDKLNEILVPLVESLKKERTKFPFTVVFGTLETISSCYSFFSQAMGKEQYEPIGAPSKAENRLFTQFHAQYPVQEKERIIDSLTLGKSKLRVVFATVAFGVGLDLKDIRQIIHIGLPCTMEEYFQEAGRAGRDGLPSKAHIYYNSYDTSKARKHLSSVMRDYVQSKKCKREIIMGYFGFSPLPLDTAHACCDYHEKLCSCDDCVLSGVASLMAPALTDQAPPLSNDEVYPYPKLNMEQIAKLNEELVKFRLSLPGHGRTTIGSTSLSSGVTIKLIREVAENAHTFSSAEDIEKRLPFFSQSHAISVWNIVKQFLQKVACVAGRRKERRCVRREGGGTACKDAIVFSVFFVHQMNVKILIGQIL, from the exons ATGAATTATCTGGATTCTGGCGAGAGACCAACCCAAACGAAGTCTATTGTCTTAGTGGTGTCACCGCTCAATGCCTTGATAAGGGATCAGGTAACGAAGTTAAAGCAGAGTGGACTGAAAGCGTGTATTTTGAAAGGTGATCGCGtggaaggagaagaagatgaaagaaaagaagaacaagaaggaTTGGCATTCAGTGCAATAGAAAACCTGAAGGagtttcagttaattttttctcaTCCGGAAGCCCTTGTAGGCAATAAAAATGTCATTAAGCTCCTGAAGACGGCAGGGTTTAAAAATCGTATCAAAGCCATCGTTGTGGATGAAGCACATCTCGTTGTTGACTG GAATGATTTTAGACCATCCTATGGGAAGTTGGCAACAATAGGAAGCATTCTTCCACAAGTACCATTGCTTGGTCTCACAGCCACGGCTACCAAAaagaccagaactgacatcatTGAGTCCCTGGGCATGGTTAATCCTGTTGAAATCCTTGGAAACCCTGACCGACCAAATATTTGTTTCTCATCATCCTCTAGACCAGACAGAGGAGAGGATAAACTAAATGAAATATTGGTCCCCTTGGTGGAAAGCTTAAAGAAGGAGAGAACAAAGTTTCCATTTACTGTTGTTTTTGGCACATTAGAGACCATTTCATCGTGTTATAGCTTTTTCAGCCAAGCAATGGGGAAAGAGCAGTATGAACCTATAGGTGCCCCGTCCAAGGCCGAGAACaggttatttacacaatttcaCGCCCAATACCCCGttcaagaaaaggaaagaataaTTGATAGCCTTACCTTGGGAAAATCTAAACTCAGGGTTGTCTTTGCAACAGTCGCATTTGGTGTTGGTCTGGACTTAAAAGATATTAGACAAATAATTCATATAGGGCTGCCATGTACAATGGAAGAGTACTTTCAGGAGGCGGGTAGGGCTGGTAGAGATGGTCTTCCTTCTAAAGCTCACATCTACTACAATTCATATGATACATCAAAGGCAAGAAAACATTTGTCTTCAGTAATGAGAGATTATGTGCAATCAAAGAAGTGTAAAAGGGAAATTATTATGGGGTATTTTGGGTTTTCCCCTCTGCCACTTGACACAGCTCATGCATGTTGTGATTATCACGAGAAACTTTGTAGCTGTGATGACTGTGTGCTCTCTGGTGTTGCATCTTTGATGGCTCCCGCCTTGACAGATCAAGCCCCTCCATTATCTAATGACGAGGTTTATCCTTATCCCAAACTAAATATGGAGCAAATAGCCAAACTGAATGAAGAACTTGTTAAATTTAGACTCTCATTACCTGGACATGGTAGGACAACAATAGGGAGTACAAGCCTAAGCAGTGGTGTTACTATAAAGTTAATTCGTGAAGTGGCTGAAAATGCACATACATTCTCTTCAGCAGAAGACATTGAAAAAAGACTTCCTTTCTTTAGCCAAAGTCATGCCATTTCAGTATGGAATATTGTTAAACAATTCCTTCAGAaagtagcctgcgtggcaggccgtaGAAAGGAGCGCCGGTGTGTaaggagggagggaggagggaCGGCCTGCAAGGACGCTATTGTTTTCTCGGTTTTTTTCGTCCACCAGATGAACGTAAAAATCCTGATTGGTCAGATTTTATGA
- the LOC137967696 gene encoding uncharacterized protein — MADRFELLLKETMRSLEENGIKFMLKAEQKTAIRHLFEKKDLLAVLPTGYGKSLIFQLLVLLAKRAGNYASLLVITPLVSIINDQVMEVEAMNLTACNLAQKLGNLEDIEGGNFNVVYASAESVTDKRFLQSLKKNTTFSSSLVACVVDESHTVETWTGLRRISSGELVLTLFRLGGLLRAAGDKTSSNFLFAPSEFSLFSSLFSAKPVVMNGKSSHKFLIFR, encoded by the exons ATGGCGGATCGGTTTGAACTGTTGCTGAAGGAAACGATGCGATCTTTGGAAGAAAATGGAATCAAATTCATGCTAAAAGCAGAGCAAAAGACGGCGATCAGACATTTGTTTGAGAAAAAGGATCTTTTAGCCGTTTTACCAACAGGCTATGGAAAGAGTCTAATTTTTCAGCTTCTTGTGTTGCTCGCGAAAAGAGCAGGAAATTATGCTTCTTTGTTAGTCATAACGCCTCTTGTCAGTATCATTAACGACCAGGTTATGGAAGTCGAAGCCATGAATTTGACTGCTTGTAATTTGGCTCAAAAGCTAGGTAATTTGGAAGACATCGAAGGAGGGAATTTTAATGTTGTCTATGCATCAGCGGAAAGTGTCACAGATAAGCGATTTCTTCAATCACTGAAGAAGAACACTACTTTCAGTAGCAGTTTAGTGGCTTGTGTTGTGGATGAGTCGCATACAGTTGAAACATGGACCGGTTTAAG gAGAATTAGTTCAGGAGAATTAGTTCTTACGCTTTTTCGATTAGGAGGACTGCTGCGTGCTGCAGGCGACAAAACGTCGAGTAACTTTCTCTTTGCACCTTCGGAATTCTCCTTGTTTTCTTCTCTCTTCAGCGCTAAACCTGTAGTTATGAATGGGAAAAGTTCACACAAGTTTTTGATCTTCCGATGA
- the LOC137997695 gene encoding uncharacterized protein, which produces MKEHVPDVLDVLVAVGIPNMKAHEDSEKQIAPLCTAYGILMFTRWKELSLIQKMNSILLSTGHATERTMKRLNRAGVTMTRETYRSIMDDIGSDLTVTIRRHVSAGCVPRLFFDNLDFKILVNIILQNHRQSDMHWIAHYVTFDRVPSDHLNDSKPISDSTRFENIEYLLCQSELEKLRSDFIVLVARILAEFFEFMEPHKSAIPKHIQHRYSEFMKKKSVIIGLPVVPYNQSKHSDVCQYLEHVQKLLVDIYKPQNQDMPATADEVLKNVKVPMGGDLLGRERISGAKKTRLGCDSAADRFESIVETPALWHAKQSFLGYIWEKLYKPTPASGRKDTGTLYHLRQNFGLVNVPPRVQDNYSSCESLMLSATKAYICAAFMAWAGTTDTATSPSWASSITKERNSAVQWKSLQIQIGKFVDEYVLTEFDIERTWQEQLEQKLQQKENQRISRSASNDDETNAISSPAQQPYSSGSVVILLQKSEDYKVLAVGKVIEVDAHISVPEKHVPVFVASIEECAYGKLAPGNVVFWPTDLLAVYKSPTMETAETSQTSNSNLNSNISDIPPGSEEDCYLNYGLQVIQLGMMLMQLNDTEAEGDGDRSLINWKMLLLYFRSRPRGKKYAFEAMRFITCVKGLYTEKIAHRVLHGQFVNPKGGEGSNYANDLKMEHLVGDNKVSLRGLCGNKTLKAVQRCSAAAYGLKECCTQYDDECGIHPESTKHTHACTTEDVKAMLAILQQAKPFHYQRGRTLHSFPTVTKSPLDQLDVALLNTWLTNHKRKLFSGIHDCNEEDNAEENELSDGDENTPEEDD; this is translated from the exons ATGAAGGAACATGTCCCTGATGTACTGGATGTCCTAGTTGCTGTAGGCATTCCAAACATGAAAGCTCATGAAGACAGTGAAAAGCAGATTGCCCCACTTTGTACCGCATATGGTATACTAATGTTTACCCGGTGGAAAGAACTGAGCTTGATACAGAAGATGAACAGTATATTGCTCAGTACTGGACATGCTACTGAAAGG acaatgaagaGGCTTAACAGAGCAGGTGTTACAATGACTAGGGAAACCTACAGGAGCATCATGGATGACATTGGGTCTGACTTAACAG TCACCATAAGAAGGCATGTGTCAGCTGGATGTGTGCCCAGGTTATTCTTTGATAATCTGGACTTCAAAATATTGGTTAATATCATACTGCAGAATCACCGCCAGTCAGATATGCATTGGATTGCTCATTATGTAACCTTTGACAGAGTACCCTCTGACCACCTCAATGATTCCAAACCTATATCAGATAGCACACGATTTGAGAATATTGAGTACCTACTTTGTCAAAGTGAACTTGAGAAGTTGCGAAGTGATTTCATTGTCTTAGTGGCCCGTATTCTTGCTGAATTCTTTGAATTCATGGAGCCTCACAAGTCTGCGATACCAAAGCATATCCAACACAG GTACTCTGAATTCATGAAGAAAAAGTCTGTCATTATTGGACTGCCAGTAGTACCTTACAATCAATCCAAGCATTCAGATGTTTGCCAATACCTTGAACATGTTCAAAAGCTACTGGTTGATATCTACAAGCCACAg AACCAAGACATGCCAGCTACTGCAGATGAAGTACTCAAGAATGTTAAAGTGCCAATGGGaggagacctccttggccgagaACGAATTTCTGGGGCCAAAAAGACTAGACTTGGGTGTGACAGTGCAGCAGATAGATTTGAAAGTATTGTTGAGACGCCTGCACTTTGGCATGCAAAACAATCCTTTCTAGGG TATATCTGGGAGAAACTTTACAAGCCAACTCCTGCAAGTGGTAGAAAAGACACTGGCACTTTGTATCACTTACGGCAAAATTTCGGACTGGTTAATGTGCCACCAAGGGTTCAAGATAACTACTCAAGTTGTGAGTCGCTGATGTTGTCAGCAACAAAGGCTTACATCTGTGCAGCATTCATGGCATGGGCAGGGACAACAGACACTGCTACCTCTCCATCATGGGCGAGTTCTATTACCAAGGAGAGAAATTCAGCAGTGCAGTGGAAAAGCCTTCAAATTCAAATTGGCAAGTTTGTTGATGAGTATGTGTTGACAGAGTTTGATATTGAAAGAACCTGGCAGGAGCAGCTGGAACAAAAACTCcaacagaaagaaaaccaaagGATATCAAGATCCGCTAGCAATGATGATGAGACAAATGCAATTTCATCCCCGGCTCAGCAACCATACTCTTCTG GTTCTGTTGTCATTTTGCTGCAAAAATCTGAAGATTACAAAGTTCTAGCAGTTGGAAAAGTTATTGAAGTTGATGCCCATATTTCTGTGCCAGAGAAGCATGTTCCTGTCTTTGTAGCATCTATTGAGGAATGTGCCTATGGTAAGCTTGCACCTGGCAATGTTGTGTTTTGGCCCACAGATCTCCTCGCAGTGTACAAGTCTCCAACAATGGAAACTGCAGAAACATCACAGACATCCAATAGCAACCTCAATAGCAACATTTCTGACATCCCTCCTGGTAGTGAAGAAGATTGCTATCTCAATTATGGGTTGCAAGTAATTCAACTGGGAATGATGCTAATGCAGCTTAATGATACAGAGGCTGAGGGAGATGGAGACCGCAGTCTTATTAACTGGAAGATGCTTCTGCTGTATTTTAGAAGTAGGCCAAGGGGGAAAAAATACGCCTTCGAGGCTATGCGATTTATAACTTGTGTCAAGGGTTTGTACACAGAGAAGATTGCCCATCGAGTGTTACATGGCCAGTTTGTAAATCCAAAGGGGGGAGAAGGATCCAATTATGCAAATGACTTAAAGATGGAACACCTAGTTGGAGACAACAAGGTCTCTCTCAGGGGACTGTGTGGAAACAAAACACTGAAAGCTGTCCAAAGATGTTCTGCTGCAGCATATGGCCTTAAAGAATGTTGCACCCAGTATGACGACGAGTGTGGCATACACCCAGAGTCAACCAAGCACACTCATGCTTGTACCACCGAAGATGTCAAGGCAATGTTGGCTATTTTGCAACAGGCTAAACCTTTTCATTACCAAAGAGGTAGAACACTTCATTCATTTCCAACTGTAACAAAGAGTCCTCTAGACCAGTTGGATGTAGCACTGCTTAACACCTGGCTGACAAACCACAAGCGCAAGCTTTTTTCTGGTATCCATGACTGCAATGAGGAAGACAATGCTGAGGAGAATGAATTGAGTGATGGAGATGAAAACACACCAGAAGAAGATGATTGA